One window from the genome of Musa acuminata AAA Group cultivar baxijiao chromosome BXJ1-4, Cavendish_Baxijiao_AAA, whole genome shotgun sequence encodes:
- the LOC135672603 gene encoding heavy metal-associated isoprenylated plant protein 43-like, with the protein MAEIATVIIKVDLQCCTCSRKIKKALCKLQKRFNIQSIVFDEKKNTVTVSGPFNPQRFIEKLRCLACKVIKDVQIKPPPPPPTPPKPPPPPPPEQKPPVCVCPPPVCACRPPVWPSCCKQPCPCFDPRQGCRRCCTCGWICDVPSLPPCRPIPLPLPEAVVRPPMCGFPPTGWPVCCKQPCPCFDPRQGCRRCCTCGWVCDGTPSSAACRPGCEVGGCKIIVGQEPCQSCSIM; encoded by the exons ATGGCCGAg ATAGCCACGGTAATTATCAAGGTTGACCTGCAGTGCTGCACCTGCTCCAGGAAGATCAAGAAAGCTCTGTGCAAGCTCCAAA AACGGTTCAACATCCAATCAATCGTCTTTGACGAGAAGAAGAACACCGTCACAGTCTCCGGCCCCTTCAACCCTCAGCGCTTCATCGAGAAGCTTCGCTGCCTCGCATGCAAGGTGATCAAAGACGTCCAGATcaaaccgccgccgccgccgccgacacCGCCgaagccaccgccgccgccgccgcctgagCAGAAGCCACCCGTGTGTGTTTGCCCGCCACCCGTGTGTGCTTGCCGGCCCCCGGTGTGGCCCTCCTGCTGCAAACAGCCGTGCCCCTGCTTCGATCCGCGCCAAGGGTGCCGCCGCTGCTGCACCTGCGGCTGGATCTGCGACGTCCCGTCATTGCCACCATGTAGGCCCATTCCACTCCCGTTGCCGGAGGCCGTGGTGAGGCCGCCCATGTGTGGTTTCCCGCCCACGGGGTGGCCCGTCTGCTGCAAACAGCCGTGCCCCTGCTTCGATCCGCGCCAAGGGTGCCGCCGCTGCTGCACCTGCGGCTGGGTCTGCGACGGCACCCCGTCGTCCGCCGCCTGCCGTCCCGGTTGCGAGGTTGGCGGCTGCAAGATCATCGTCGGGCAGGAGCCTTGTCAGTCCTGCTCTATTATGTAA
- the LOC135586097 gene encoding heavy metal-associated isoprenylated plant protein 43-like, producing the protein MAEIATVIIKVDLHCCSNSKKIKKALCKLQNWFNIESIVYDEKKNTVTVSGPFNPECFIRKLRCLACKAIEDVQTKPPKPPPSSPPKDEKPKPDKPPPPPEVVVKLHVCVFPPSAWPIRCCQPCPEPRRGCRRCCSCGPLSDGRHCYEGDGYKIVLE; encoded by the exons ATGGCAGAg ATAGCCACCGTAATCATCAAGGTTGACCTGCACTGCTGCTCCAACTCCAAGAAGATCAAGAAAGCTCTGTGCAAGCTCCAAA ACTGGTTCAACATCGAATCAATCGTCTACGACGAGAAGAAGAACACCGTCACAGTATCCGGCCCCTTCAACCCTGAGTGCTTCATCAGGAAGCTTCGCTGCCTCGCCTGCAAGGCGATCGAAGACGTCCAGACCAAACCGCCGAAACCCCCACCTTCTTCTCCTCCCAAGGACGAAAAACCAAAGCCCGAtaaaccgccgccgccgcctgagGTGGTGGTGAAGCTCCACGTGTGTGTTTTCCCGCCCTCGGCGTGGCCCATCCGCTGCTGCCAGCCGTGCCCCGAGCCACGCCGCgggtgccgccgctgctgctcctgCGGCCCGCTGTCCGACGGCCGTCACTGTTACGAGGGTGACGGCTACAAGATCGTCCTCGAGTAG
- the LOC135586298 gene encoding protein PYRICULARIA ORYZAE RESISTANCE 21-like isoform X2 translates to MAEIVTVIITVDLHCCTCSKKIKKTLCKLQNRFNIESIVYDEKKNTITVSGPFNPDCFIKKLRCLACKVIICVQIKPKPVKPPPPPPPPPPPPKVEVEVNLDVCVFPPPGWPNCCACDGPPPSASCRPCREFDGCRIIVEQEPCQSCSIM, encoded by the exons ATGGCAGAg ATCGTCACGGTAATTATCACGGTGGACCTGCACTGCTGCACCTGCTCCAAGAAGATCAAGAAAACTCTGTGCAAGCTCCAAA ACCGGTTCAACATCGAATCAATCGTCTACGACGAGAAGAAGAACACCATCACAGTATCCGGCCCCTTCAACCCTGACTGCTTCATCAAGAAGCTTCGCTGCCTCGCCTGCAAGGTGATCATATGTGTCCAGATCAAGCCGAAACCCGTCaaaccaccgccaccgccaccgccgccgccgccgccgcctaaggtggaggtggaggtgaatTTAGACGTGTGTGTTTTCCCGCCCCCGGGGTGGCCCAACTGCTGTGCCTGCGACGGCCCCCCGCCGTCCGCCTCCTGCCGTCCCTGTCGCGAGTTTGACGGCTGCAGGATCATCGTCGAGCAGGAGCCTTGTCAGTCCTGCTCTATTATGTAG
- the LOC135665776 gene encoding protein PYRICULARIA ORYZAE RESISTANCE 21-like encodes MAEIVTVIIKVDLQCCTCSRKIKKALCELQKWFNIQSIVFDEKKNTVTVSGPFNPDCFIKELLCLACKVIKGVHIKEPAKPPLPPPPPPPPPPPPPPVCVCLPPVCVCPPPVCVCPPHVCVCRPSVWPVCCKQPCPCFDPRQGCRRCCTCGWICDVPSLPPWRPNPVPLPEAVVRPPMCGFPPTGWPVCCKQPCPCVDPRQGCRRCCTCGWICDVPSPPPCRPFPEAGVRPPVCVFPPQGWPNCCRQPCPCFEPRSGCRRCCSCGWVCDDPPPSAACRPGCEVGGCKIIVGQEPYQSCSIM; translated from the exons ATGGCCGAg ATAGTCACGGTAATTATCAAGGTTGACCTGCAATGCTGCACCTGCTCCAGGAAGATCAAGAAAGCTCTGTGCGAGCTCCAAA AATGGTTCAACATCCAATCAATCGTCTTTGACGAGAAGAAGAACACCGTCACAGTATCCGGCCCCTTCAACCCTGACTGCTTCATCAAGGAGCTTCTCTGCCTCGCATGCAAGGTGATCAAAGGCGTCCATATCAAAGAGCCGGCAAAACCGCcgctgccaccgccgccgccgccaccgccaccgccaccgccgccgcccgtGTGTGTTTGCCTGCCACCCGTGTGTGTTTGCCCGCCACCCGTGTGTGTTTGCCCGCCACACGTGTGTGTTTGCCGGCCCTCGGTGTGGCCCGTCTGCTGCAAACAGCCGTGCCCCTGCTTCGATCCGCGCCAAGGGTGCCGCCGCTGCTGCACCTGCGGCTGGATCTGCGACGTTCCGTCATTGCCACCATGGAGGCCCAATCCAGTCCCGTTGCCGGAGGCCGTGGTGAGGCCGCCCATGTGTGGTTTCCCGCCCACGGGGTGGCCCGTCTGCTGCAAACAGCCGTGCCCCTGCGTCGATCCGCGCCAAGGGTGCCGCCGCTGCTGCACCTGCGGCTGGATCTGCGACGTCCCGTCACCGCCACCATGTAGGCCGTTCCCGGAGGCCGGGGTGAGGCCGCCCGTGTGTGTTTTCCCGCCCCAGGGGTGGCCCAACTGCTGTCGCCAACCGTGCCCCTGCTTCGAGCCACGCAGCgggtgccgccgctgctgctcctgCGGCTGGGTCTGCGACGACCCCCCGCCGTCCGCCGCCTGCCGTCCCGGCTGCGAGGTTGGCGGTTGCAAGATCATCGTCGGGCAGGAGCCTTATCAGTCCTGCTCTATTATGTAA
- the LOC135672604 gene encoding protein PYRICULARIA ORYZAE RESISTANCE 21-like isoform X2 gives MAEIATVLITVDLHCCTCSKKIKKALCKLQNRFNIESIVYDQKKNTITVSGPFNPDCFIKKIRCLACKVIICVQIKQKQKPVTPPPPPPPPPPPKVDVNLGVCVYPGWPNCWVYDGVCDGLPPPAFCRPCRDGYNIIVEQEPCQSCSIM, from the exons ATGGCAGAg ATCGCCACGGTACTTATCACGGTGGACCTGCACTGCTGCACCTGCTCCAAGAAGATCAAGAAAGCTCTGTGCAAGCTCCAAA ACCGGTTCAACATCGAATCAATCGTCTACGACCAGAAGAAGAACACCATCACAGTATCCGGCCCCTTCAACCCTGACTGCTTCATCAAGAAGATTCGCTGCCTCGCCTGCAAGGTGATCATATGTGTCCAGATCAAGCAGAAGCAGAAACCCGTAactccgccaccgccaccgccaccgccaccgccgcctaAGGTGGATGTGAATTTAGGCGTGTGTGTTTACCCGGGGTGGCCCAACTGCTGGGTCTACGACGGCGTCTGCGACGGCCTCCCGCCGCCCGCCTTCTGCCGTCCCTGTCGCGACGGCTACAATATCATCGTCGAGCAGGAGCCTTGTCAGTCCTGCTCTATTATGTAA
- the LOC135672604 gene encoding heavy metal-associated isoprenylated plant protein 43-like isoform X1, producing the protein MEQVIRPIKPGGEEGRKGALSDSGKGFSSSSLYLARFDRSKRRGLHQIATVLITVDLHCCTCSKKIKKALCKLQNRFNIESIVYDQKKNTITVSGPFNPDCFIKKIRCLACKVIICVQIKQKQKPVTPPPPPPPPPPPKVDVNLGVCVYPGWPNCWVYDGVCDGLPPPAFCRPCRDGYNIIVEQEPCQSCSIM; encoded by the exons ATGGAACAGGTGATCCGACCTATTAAGCCGGGCGGGGAAGAGGGAAGAAAAGGTGCCCTTTCCGATTCCGGGAAGGGGTTTTCGTCCTCTTCTCTCTATTTGGCACGTTTCGATCGCTCGAAGCGCCGTGGTCTCCATCAG ATCGCCACGGTACTTATCACGGTGGACCTGCACTGCTGCACCTGCTCCAAGAAGATCAAGAAAGCTCTGTGCAAGCTCCAAA ACCGGTTCAACATCGAATCAATCGTCTACGACCAGAAGAAGAACACCATCACAGTATCCGGCCCCTTCAACCCTGACTGCTTCATCAAGAAGATTCGCTGCCTCGCCTGCAAGGTGATCATATGTGTCCAGATCAAGCAGAAGCAGAAACCCGTAactccgccaccgccaccgccaccgccaccgccgcctaAGGTGGATGTGAATTTAGGCGTGTGTGTTTACCCGGGGTGGCCCAACTGCTGGGTCTACGACGGCGTCTGCGACGGCCTCCCGCCGCCCGCCTTCTGCCGTCCCTGTCGCGACGGCTACAATATCATCGTCGAGCAGGAGCCTTGTCAGTCCTGCTCTATTATGTAA
- the LOC135586298 gene encoding protein PYRICULARIA ORYZAE RESISTANCE 21-like isoform X1 gives MAEIATVLITVDLHCCTCSKKIKKALCKLQDRFNIQSIVYDEKNNTVTVSGPFNPDCFIKKIRCLACKVIICVQIKQKQKPVTPPPPPPPPPPPPPPPKVDVNLGVCVYPGWPNCWVYDGVCDGLPPSAFCRPCRDGYNIIVEQEPCQSCSIM, from the exons ATGGCAGAg ATCGCCACGGTACTTATCACGGTGGACCTGCACTGCTGCACCTGCTCCAAGAAGATCAAGAAAGCACTGTGCAAGCTCCAAG ACCGGTTCAACATCCAATCAATCGTCTACGACGAGAAGAACAACACCGTCACAGTATCCGGCCCCTTCAACCCTGACTGCTTCATCAAGAAGATTCGCTGCCTCGCCTGCAAGGTGATCATATGTGTCCAGATCAAGCAGAAGCAGAAACCCGTAactccgccaccgccaccgccaccgccaccgccaccgccaccgccgcctaAGGTGGATGTGAATTTAGGCGTGTGTGTTTACCCGGGGTGGCCCAACTGCTGGGTCTACGACGGCGTCTGCGACGGCCTCCCGCCGTCCGCCTTCTGCCGTCCCTGTCGCGACGGCTACAATATCATCGTCGAGCAGGAGCCTTGTCAGTCCTGCTCTATTATGTAA
- the LOC135665829 gene encoding transcriptional adapter ADA2-like isoform X3 → MDNLSFPLICPDWNADEEILLLEGIEMYSLGNWAEVAEHVGTKSKALCIDHYTSSYLNSPCYPLPDMSRVNGKNRKELLAMAKVQVEGKKGTSLLGDVTLKEESPFSPARVKVEDLDEGSTNRAPSNLAAGASKTASNVGQLKDNSDGPKVEDSYADRTIGVKKPKCSGDEGPSITESGYNPKRQEFDPEYDNDAEQSLADMEFKENDSETERELKLRVLRIYLSRLDERKRRKDFILERNLLYPNPLEKELSNEDREIYNHFKVFLRFLSQEEHEDLVKSVIEERKIRRRIQELQECQAAGCRTLAEAKAYTEQKQKRELEASTQNSKENTQVLSGSKLVQKANRPLNKEKGENDGSLRNTIDNYKIKGVTGLDSGGKDSLSTATGQISARSFDEWDITGLPGTELLSETEQEFCCQNTLLPSHYLKMQETLVQEIYKGNIANKSDAHGLFKVDPVKVDGVYDMVKKKLGQQEEPTVV, encoded by the exons ATG GACAACTTGTCTTTCCCTCTTATTTGTCCAGATTGGAATGCGGACGAGGAAATATTACTTTTGGAG GGGATTGAGATGTACAGCCTGGGGAACTGGGCAGAAGTTGCGGAGCATGTTGGTACCAAGAGCAAGGCTCTGTGCATTGATCATTATACCTCATCGTACTTGAACTCACCTTGCTATCCTCTTCCA GACATGTCTCGTGTCAATGGTAAGAATAGAAAGGAACTTCTTGCGATGGCTAAGGTACAAGTTGAGGGCAAGAAAG GTACTTCACTGCTTGGTGATGTCACACTAAAGGAAGAGTCTCCATTCTCACCTGCAAGGGTCAA GGTTGAAGATTTAGATGAAGGTTCAACAAATCGAGCACCCTCAAACCTAGCTGCAG GTGCAAGTAAGACGGCTTCAAATGTGGGACAACTCAAGGATAATTCTGATGGACCTAAAGTAGAAG ATTCTTATGCGGATAGGACCATTGGTGTAAAAAAGCCTAAATGTTCAGGAGATGAAGGACCTTCTATAACTGAGAGTGGCTATAATCCCAAGAGACAAGAATTTGATCCTGAATATGACAATGATGCAGAGCAGTCATTGGCTGATATGGAGTTTAAGGAAAATGACTCAGAAACCGAGCGTGAACTGAAGCTGCGGGTGCTTCGTATATATTTGTCAAG ACTTGATGAAAGGAAGCGAAGAAAGGATTTTATACTAGAAAGAAATTTACTTTATCCAAATCCATTAGAAAAGGAGCTCTCAAACGAAGACAGGGAAATATATAACCATTTCAAGGTCTTTCTGCGCTTTCTATCTCAAGAAGAGCATGAGGACTTAGTTAAGAGTGTCATTGAGGAGCGGAAAATTCGAAGAAGAATTCAAGAGCTACAG GAATGTCAAGCTGCTGGGTGCCGCACACTGGCAGAGGCAAAAGCATACACAGAACAGAAGCAGAAAAGGGAACTAGAGGCAAGCACACAAAATTCCAAAGAGAACACTCAGGTTCTTAGTGGTAGCAAACTAGTGCAAAAAGCAAATCGGCCTTTGAACAAAGAAAAAGGGGAAAATGATGGAAGCCTGAGGAACACTATCGATAACTACAAAATAAAAGGCGTCACTGGGCTAGATTCTGGTGGTAAGGACTCACTTTCAACAGCTACAGGACAGATTTCTGCAAGATCATTTGATGAATGGGATATCACTGGACTCCCTGGTACAGAATTACTCAGTGAAACT GAGCAAGAATTTTGCTGTCAAAATACATTGCTGCCCAGTCATTATCTCAAAATGCAGGAGACGCTGGTGCAAGAAATATACAAGGGCAACATTGCTAACAAATCGGATGCCCATGGTTTATTCAAGGTTGACCCGGTAAAGGTGGATGGGGTGTATGATATGGTAAAGAAAAAGTTGGGCCAGCAAGAAGAGCCTACTGTTGTTTAA
- the LOC135665829 gene encoding transcriptional adapter ADA2-like isoform X2, with protein sequence MTSDNLSFPLICPDWNADEEILLLEGIEMYSLGNWAEVAEHVGTKSKALCIDHYTSSYLNSPCYPLPDMSRVNGKNRKELLAMAKVQVEGKKGTSLLGDVTLKEESPFSPARVKVEDLDEGSTNRAPSNLAAGASKTASNVGQLKDNSDGPKVEDSYADRTIGVKKPKCSGDEGPSITESGYNPKRQEFDPEYDNDAEQSLADMEFKENDSETERELKLRVLRIYLSRLDERKRRKDFILERNLLYPNPLEKELSNEDREIYNHFKVFLRFLSQEEHEDLVKSVIEERKIRRRIQELQECQAAGCRTLAEAKAYTEQKQKRELEASTQNSKENTQVLSGSKLVQKANRPLNKEKGENDGSLRNTIDNYKIKGVTGLDSGGKDSLSTATGQISARSFDEWDITGLPGTELLSETEQEFCCQNTLLPSHYLKMQETLVQEIYKGNIANKSDAHGLFKVDPVKVDGVYDMVKKKLGQQEEPTVV encoded by the exons ATGACCTCT GACAACTTGTCTTTCCCTCTTATTTGTCCAGATTGGAATGCGGACGAGGAAATATTACTTTTGGAG GGGATTGAGATGTACAGCCTGGGGAACTGGGCAGAAGTTGCGGAGCATGTTGGTACCAAGAGCAAGGCTCTGTGCATTGATCATTATACCTCATCGTACTTGAACTCACCTTGCTATCCTCTTCCA GACATGTCTCGTGTCAATGGTAAGAATAGAAAGGAACTTCTTGCGATGGCTAAGGTACAAGTTGAGGGCAAGAAAG GTACTTCACTGCTTGGTGATGTCACACTAAAGGAAGAGTCTCCATTCTCACCTGCAAGGGTCAA GGTTGAAGATTTAGATGAAGGTTCAACAAATCGAGCACCCTCAAACCTAGCTGCAG GTGCAAGTAAGACGGCTTCAAATGTGGGACAACTCAAGGATAATTCTGATGGACCTAAAGTAGAAG ATTCTTATGCGGATAGGACCATTGGTGTAAAAAAGCCTAAATGTTCAGGAGATGAAGGACCTTCTATAACTGAGAGTGGCTATAATCCCAAGAGACAAGAATTTGATCCTGAATATGACAATGATGCAGAGCAGTCATTGGCTGATATGGAGTTTAAGGAAAATGACTCAGAAACCGAGCGTGAACTGAAGCTGCGGGTGCTTCGTATATATTTGTCAAG ACTTGATGAAAGGAAGCGAAGAAAGGATTTTATACTAGAAAGAAATTTACTTTATCCAAATCCATTAGAAAAGGAGCTCTCAAACGAAGACAGGGAAATATATAACCATTTCAAGGTCTTTCTGCGCTTTCTATCTCAAGAAGAGCATGAGGACTTAGTTAAGAGTGTCATTGAGGAGCGGAAAATTCGAAGAAGAATTCAAGAGCTACAG GAATGTCAAGCTGCTGGGTGCCGCACACTGGCAGAGGCAAAAGCATACACAGAACAGAAGCAGAAAAGGGAACTAGAGGCAAGCACACAAAATTCCAAAGAGAACACTCAGGTTCTTAGTGGTAGCAAACTAGTGCAAAAAGCAAATCGGCCTTTGAACAAAGAAAAAGGGGAAAATGATGGAAGCCTGAGGAACACTATCGATAACTACAAAATAAAAGGCGTCACTGGGCTAGATTCTGGTGGTAAGGACTCACTTTCAACAGCTACAGGACAGATTTCTGCAAGATCATTTGATGAATGGGATATCACTGGACTCCCTGGTACAGAATTACTCAGTGAAACT GAGCAAGAATTTTGCTGTCAAAATACATTGCTGCCCAGTCATTATCTCAAAATGCAGGAGACGCTGGTGCAAGAAATATACAAGGGCAACATTGCTAACAAATCGGATGCCCATGGTTTATTCAAGGTTGACCCGGTAAAGGTGGATGGGGTGTATGATATGGTAAAGAAAAAGTTGGGCCAGCAAGAAGAGCCTACTGTTGTTTAA
- the LOC135665829 gene encoding transcriptional adapter ADA2-like isoform X1, giving the protein MGRSRAVPNSGDDETNQRSKRRRVASSGEALETITAGPGANEGKKALYHCNYCNKDISGKIRIKCTKCPDFDLCVECFSVGAEVTPHKSNHPYRVMDNLSFPLICPDWNADEEILLLEGIEMYSLGNWAEVAEHVGTKSKALCIDHYTSSYLNSPCYPLPDMSRVNGKNRKELLAMAKVQVEGKKGTSLLGDVTLKEESPFSPARVKVEDLDEGSTNRAPSNLAAGASKTASNVGQLKDNSDGPKVEDSYADRTIGVKKPKCSGDEGPSITESGYNPKRQEFDPEYDNDAEQSLADMEFKENDSETERELKLRVLRIYLSRLDERKRRKDFILERNLLYPNPLEKELSNEDREIYNHFKVFLRFLSQEEHEDLVKSVIEERKIRRRIQELQECQAAGCRTLAEAKAYTEQKQKRELEASTQNSKENTQVLSGSKLVQKANRPLNKEKGENDGSLRNTIDNYKIKGVTGLDSGGKDSLSTATGQISARSFDEWDITGLPGTELLSETEQEFCCQNTLLPSHYLKMQETLVQEIYKGNIANKSDAHGLFKVDPVKVDGVYDMVKKKLGQQEEPTVV; this is encoded by the exons GTCCAGGAGCCAATGAAGGGAAAAAGGCTTTGTATCACTGCAACTATTGCAACAAAGACATTTCAGGGAAGATtcgtatcaagtgcacaaaatgtcCTGACTTTGATCTATGTGTGGAGTGCTTCTCTGTTGGTGCTGAAGTCACTCCACACAAAAGCAACCATCCATATAGAGTTATG GACAACTTGTCTTTCCCTCTTATTTGTCCAGATTGGAATGCGGACGAGGAAATATTACTTTTGGAG GGGATTGAGATGTACAGCCTGGGGAACTGGGCAGAAGTTGCGGAGCATGTTGGTACCAAGAGCAAGGCTCTGTGCATTGATCATTATACCTCATCGTACTTGAACTCACCTTGCTATCCTCTTCCA GACATGTCTCGTGTCAATGGTAAGAATAGAAAGGAACTTCTTGCGATGGCTAAGGTACAAGTTGAGGGCAAGAAAG GTACTTCACTGCTTGGTGATGTCACACTAAAGGAAGAGTCTCCATTCTCACCTGCAAGGGTCAA GGTTGAAGATTTAGATGAAGGTTCAACAAATCGAGCACCCTCAAACCTAGCTGCAG GTGCAAGTAAGACGGCTTCAAATGTGGGACAACTCAAGGATAATTCTGATGGACCTAAAGTAGAAG ATTCTTATGCGGATAGGACCATTGGTGTAAAAAAGCCTAAATGTTCAGGAGATGAAGGACCTTCTATAACTGAGAGTGGCTATAATCCCAAGAGACAAGAATTTGATCCTGAATATGACAATGATGCAGAGCAGTCATTGGCTGATATGGAGTTTAAGGAAAATGACTCAGAAACCGAGCGTGAACTGAAGCTGCGGGTGCTTCGTATATATTTGTCAAG ACTTGATGAAAGGAAGCGAAGAAAGGATTTTATACTAGAAAGAAATTTACTTTATCCAAATCCATTAGAAAAGGAGCTCTCAAACGAAGACAGGGAAATATATAACCATTTCAAGGTCTTTCTGCGCTTTCTATCTCAAGAAGAGCATGAGGACTTAGTTAAGAGTGTCATTGAGGAGCGGAAAATTCGAAGAAGAATTCAAGAGCTACAG GAATGTCAAGCTGCTGGGTGCCGCACACTGGCAGAGGCAAAAGCATACACAGAACAGAAGCAGAAAAGGGAACTAGAGGCAAGCACACAAAATTCCAAAGAGAACACTCAGGTTCTTAGTGGTAGCAAACTAGTGCAAAAAGCAAATCGGCCTTTGAACAAAGAAAAAGGGGAAAATGATGGAAGCCTGAGGAACACTATCGATAACTACAAAATAAAAGGCGTCACTGGGCTAGATTCTGGTGGTAAGGACTCACTTTCAACAGCTACAGGACAGATTTCTGCAAGATCATTTGATGAATGGGATATCACTGGACTCCCTGGTACAGAATTACTCAGTGAAACT GAGCAAGAATTTTGCTGTCAAAATACATTGCTGCCCAGTCATTATCTCAAAATGCAGGAGACGCTGGTGCAAGAAATATACAAGGGCAACATTGCTAACAAATCGGATGCCCATGGTTTATTCAAGGTTGACCCGGTAAAGGTGGATGGGGTGTATGATATGGTAAAGAAAAAGTTGGGCCAGCAAGAAGAGCCTACTGTTGTTTAA